In Dermacentor variabilis isolate Ectoservices chromosome 11, ASM5094787v1, whole genome shotgun sequence, one genomic interval encodes:
- the tctn gene encoding tectonic, with the protein MQLLFEKPNALFFLAVFSICCTFIFTPSTRANETSPDVTAGMTSVTTALATTLALDLDSTTLAEETSQPERTAAATTVTPATDAATTMTSLPATAAPPRPTLLVAPSDHCGCDLTASSCDVDCCCDGDCSLNDSRAFQFCIDKKTEEPDLRYCTKRDAIFRNRTLFEKRPVGDLLCIVVDNVLKKDVYPDPPQIKTLADAHSFIKGKVTYEWLPADGFRREPQALFKAGSPLLRVDDNGIIEEWRLPTKLFSSRCEATEAIIYLRDAEYECRRKIGGTLEQSCSSDPAFSAFAYHSNFSILSRPEERLRIESFACYSDSCLAANTSDCAPRYVDGSCVHVVSDASFRVFHSGADGIDRIEAHYKLGMLKPHTMEFSQRFSISFVWASSNEAEAIKVSGNPGYLSGLPVLAGCFAQNGSSCKEQDSSMFLAVPETADGDCSSPVGRTTVKFRYNVRTGCLLWPSRFPNCSALQDALLAYVTFADRHVTHVASFGNANRSQVADFVPVLVENSPATDARQAGASSMAGSDVCVLPATEVRVYVMHARTEHSSKPQEKVVSVLRSYSGGGSGAAEVRLSRRLPVEVTYLATFVDVTRAPRRIFAPPPTIDARLPQDFFYPFFLESAAKYHSPSAICCSLSLALVVAAAADFWLLTFVPLLEHC; encoded by the exons ATGCAACTCCTATTTGAGAAGCCTAACGCGCTGTTCTTCCTGGCTGTCTTCAGCATCTGTTGCACGTTCATCTTTACTCCTTCGACCCGTGCCAACGAGACGTCACCTGACGTAACCGCGGGAATGACCAGCGTCACCACTGCACTCGCGACCACCCTCGCCCTCGACCTCGACTCCACCACCCTCGCCGAAGAAACGTCGCAGCCGGAGAGAACTGCCGCAGCGACAACGGTGACGCCAGCGACCGACGCCGCGACGACGATGACGTCACTACCGGCGACAGCAGCGCCTCCTCGGCCCACACTTTTGGTGGCGCCCAGCGACCATTGCGGGTGCGACCTGACCGCCAGCTCGTGTGACGTGGACTGTTGCTGCGACGGAGACTGCAGTCTGAACGACTCCAGGGCGTTCCAGTTCTGCATCGACAAGAAAACCGAAGAGCCAGACTTGAGGTACTGCACCAAGAGAGACGCCATCTTTCGCAACAGGACCCTCTTCGAGAAAAGGCCTGTAGGAGACTTGCTCTGCATCGTCGTCGACAATGTCTTGAAGAAGGACGTCTATCCAGATCCTCCACAAATAAAGACACTGGCCGATGCCCACAGCTTTATTAAGGGCAAGGTCACCTACGAGTGGCTGCCGGCCGATGGCTTTAGGCGCGAGCCACAGGCCCTGTTCAAAGCGGGAAGCCCCCTGCTTCGGGTGGACGATAACGGCATCATCGAGGAGTGGA GACTGCCAACCAAGCTGTTCAGCTCTCGCTGCGAAGCGACCGAAGCGATCATCTACCTTCGGGACGCCGAATACGAGTGCCGACGTAAGATCGGTGGCACGCTGGAACAGTCCTGCTCGTCAGACCCTGCATTCTCTGCCTTCGCCTACCACAGCAACTTCTCAATACTGTCGCGACCCGAGGAAAGGTTGAGAATAGAGTCGTTCGCGTGCTATAGCGACTCTTGCCTGGCGGCCAACACGAGCGACTGTGCGCCTCGCTACGTCGACGGCTCTTGCGTCCACGTGGTTTCGGATGCCTCTTTCCGAGTCTTCCACAGCGGCGCCGACGGCATCGACAGGATTGAAGCTCACTACAAGCTCGGGATGCTTAAACCTCACACTATGGAGTTTAGCCAACGGTTCAGCATCTCTTTCGTTTGGGCATCTTCGAACGAAGCTGAAGCGATTAAAGTGAGCGGCAATCCGGGATACTTATCAGGGCTTCCAGTACTGGCGGGCTGCTTCGCTCAGAATGGGTCGTCCTGCAAGGAGCAAGATTCCTCGATGTTCCTCGCGGTTCCCGAAACAGCCGACGGGGACTGCTCTTCTCCCGTCGGGAGGACCACGGTTAAGTTTCGCTACAACGTCAGAACCGGCTGCCTCCTGTGGCCCTCCAGGTTCCCGAACTGTTCGGCGCTGCAAGATGCTCTGCTGGCCTACGTCACTTTCGCCGACCGTCACGTGACCCACGTCGCGAGCTTCGGGAACGCGAACAGGTCCCAGGTCGCGGACTTTGTTCCGGTTCTGGTCGAGAACTCGCCCGCGACCGATGCGAGACAAGCGGGCGCCTCTTCGATGGCCGGAAGTGACGTCTGCGTCCTGCCCGCGACGGAAGTCCGCGTCTACGTCATGCACGCCCGCACCGAACACTCGTCCAAGCCTCAGGAGAAGGTAGTTTCGGTTTTACGCTCgtacagcggcggcggcagcggcgcggCTGAAGTCCGGCTCTCTCGGCGCCTTCCGGTGGAAGTGACGTACCTAGCCACCTTTGTCGACGTCACACGCGCGCCTCGGCGCATCTTCGCGCCTCCGCCCACGATCGATGCGCGACTGCCTCAGGATTTTTTCTATCCCTTCTTTCTGGAGTCGGCGGCGAAATACCACAGCCCAAGTGCGATCTGTTGTTCTTTGTCCCTCGCGCTCGTCGTCGCCGCAGCCGCCGACTTTTGGCTGCTGACGTTTGTGCCGTTATTGGAGCATTGTTAA